TTCTTTATATACTTCATTGATGAGAATGTTCTTTCCACGGTTGCGGTAGCAACATGAATAATCAAAGTTAGCTTCACAAGTATATACACAAGTGACCAAGTTTGATCTAGTTTTGTCTTTATCATCACTTTTGCAAGATCTTGATTCCCTTCAAGTTGAGAAACTTGCTATCACACTTTTGAGCATAGACAATAAAATCATCAAGTTGAAAATTGAGTTCCCGAATCTCTTTATCACCAAACTCACTTGGGTAGTACTCGGCTAGTTTCATTATCTTATCCTTgtgaaaattagcaaatgaatcAACCGGACTCAAACTAGTCATACCAAGGAGCAAGTCACTAGTCACCACATCAAAACattattgagtttttgaagtGTCAAATCAATGACGGCATAAAATACTTCCACACGAAAGTGATGCAAATATCAAATAGTGTGCCTCTTATGCTTCGACTTCCCATTAGAGTAGTCTTCATTCATTTTGGGAATTGAAATTCCATGTTTACCACAAAATAAGCTAACCTCATCCATCATAGAGTCCCATTCATCCTCTCTCATCATTTGCAATCGTTTCTTTGAAAGGTCAAGCAATCCCATAGCATTAACGATATCTTGATCTTTCTTTTGTAAAACTTTAATCAACTCATTCGTCAATAGCAACACCTTAAACATCAAGTGCAACATAAagacaaattcaaattcatgaatcTTGCTCAAAATATTTTTCGCCGCAAATCTATCAAGATGATATGGACAATCACGTTTCATATCCTTAATCACAttaacaattgaagaaaacagAATCAGGAAATTGTTCAAGGTTTTAAAATGAGACCCCCAATGAGTATCACCCGGTCGTTGGAGGCCACGTTCTTGATTCAAACCTTGCCCTGTATGAACTTCTCCAAATTTAAGCAACTCTTCCAACTTATCTTCTTGATGTTGTCGAAGTGAATCTCTGCGTTTAAATGAAGCTCCAATAGTATTCAAAATATTAGTAAgagcataaaaaaaattattcacatCCGAATTCTTTTTGGAAAGACCTACAAGTGTCACTTGCAATTGGTGAGCAAAACAGTGAATAGAATATGCAGATGACGTATCTTGTAAAATCAAAGACTTGAGAC
The Solanum stenotomum isolate F172 unplaced genomic scaffold, ASM1918654v1 scaffold17318, whole genome shotgun sequence DNA segment above includes these coding regions:
- the LOC125850465 gene encoding uncharacterized protein LOC125850465, whose amino-acid sequence is MALILRYVNKSGMVIERFLGIVHVNDTSSQSLKKAIYSLLLDHSLCTSKIRGQGYDGASNMQGEINGLKSLILQDTSSAYSIHCFAHQLQVTLVGLSKKNSDVNNFFYALTNILNTIGASFKRRDSLRQHQEDKLEELLKFGEVHTGQGLNQERGLQRPGDTHWGSHFKTLNNFLILFSSIVNVIKDMKRDCPYHLDRFAAKNILSKIHEFEFVFMLHLMFKVLLLTNELIKVLQKKDQDIVNAMGLLDLSKKRLQMMREDEWDSMMDEVSLFCGKHGISIPKMNEDYSNGKSKHKRHTI